In Peromyscus leucopus breed LL Stock chromosome 16_21, UCI_PerLeu_2.1, whole genome shotgun sequence, a single genomic region encodes these proteins:
- the Ccdc167 gene encoding coiled-coil domain-containing protein 167: protein MTKKKRENLGVAQEIDGLEEKLSQCRKDLEAVTSQLYRAELSPEDRRSLEKEKTTLMSRASKYEKELKLLRQENRKNMLLSVAIFLLLALLYAHWTM from the exons ATGACTAAAAAGAAGCGGGAGAATCTCGGCGTCGCTCAGGAG ATTGATGGGCTGGAGGAGAAGCTGTCTCAGTGTCGGAAGGACCTGGAGGCTGTGACCTCCCAGCTCTACAGGGCAGAACTGAGTCCTGAGGACAG GAGGTCTctggaaaaggagaaaaccaCCCTCATGAGCAGAGCCTCCAAGTATG AGAAGGAGCTAAAGCTGCTTCGGCAAGAGAATCGGAAGAACATGCTCCTCTCGGtggccatcttcctcctcctcgctCTACTCTATGCCCACTGGACGATGTGA